In one Gemmatimonadaceae bacterium genomic region, the following are encoded:
- the pdeM gene encoding ligase-associated DNA damage response endonuclease PdeM, with protein MSITITLAGEDVLLMPDRSLYWPAAATLFVADAHVGKAATFRASGIFVPRGTTSATLARLDGSLECTGAKRLIFLGDLLHAREGRAAETLRVVGEWRTSHRSLDVVLVRGNHDRSAGDPPQSLGIRCVDAPLREGPFAFVHHPTAMEARYVIAGHVHPAVRLSGPGRQHLRLPCFWVTAAGIVLPAFGDFTGLGIIEPAEDDRVFAVADESVVEVSVEKVE; from the coding sequence ATGAGCATAACGATTACGCTCGCTGGCGAAGACGTGCTGTTGATGCCCGACCGATCACTGTATTGGCCCGCCGCGGCGACGCTGTTCGTCGCCGACGCCCACGTCGGGAAGGCGGCGACCTTTCGTGCCAGCGGGATTTTCGTCCCGCGCGGTACGACGTCCGCGACGCTCGCACGCCTCGATGGCTCGCTCGAATGCACCGGCGCGAAGCGGCTCATCTTCCTTGGCGACCTCCTCCACGCGCGCGAAGGACGCGCAGCAGAGACGCTCCGCGTCGTCGGCGAGTGGCGGACGTCACACCGGTCACTCGATGTCGTGCTCGTGCGCGGCAACCACGACCGATCAGCGGGCGACCCGCCTCAGTCGTTAGGCATCCGGTGCGTGGACGCGCCGCTTCGCGAAGGGCCATTCGCCTTTGTGCATCACCCGACCGCGATGGAGGCACGCTACGTCATTGCCGGCCATGTGCATCCTGCTGTGCGGCTGAGCGGACCGGGCCGTCAACACCTGCGCCTTCCCTGCTTCTGGGTAACGGCGGCGGGCATCGTGTTGCCTGCCTTCGGGGATTTCACAGGTTTGGGCATCATCGAGCCTGCAGAAGACGACCGCGTCTTCGCCGTCGCGGATGAATCGGTGGTGGAAGTGAGCGTCGAGAAAGTCGAGTAA
- a CDS encoding DUF5916 domain-containing protein, which produces MLLPNLAINALLLAMPPQHATSSAVLASAPDPHTAAITAIAVRTRRAPVLDGHNDDEAWQGAARISTFRQFAPHVDVDPSFKTEFQVAYDEHNLYVFVRMYDPHPDSIMHALSRRDVRGPSDQIKIIVDSYGDKRSGYEFAVNPDGVKRDYAVSNDNQEDDSWNGIWDVATAVDSLGWTAEFRIPLSQLRYAHLQHHTFGFGVWRDLERRAERDSWPLYSPEKTGLASQLGRLDGITGITTAQRLELTPYVVTKNVERTLPNAKFGRGQDLSAGGDLKFGITPNVTLDATVNPDFGQVEADPAVLNLSAFETFYAEKRPFFVEGTGLYQFQLNCYIVVDCSTNEGLFYSRRIGRAPTLTGLYGDASTPTATPIAAATKLTGRTANGLSFGVLDAATEHVEGLDNETVEPGTNYAVVRAQQDLRGGEAGVSVIGTAVNRALDQWSTPFMHRSAYTGGATFRNRFHNKEYELAGQFAASQVMGSAEAIDSTQRSSVHYYQQPGDKSIEDPNRTSLSGHSEQIKFGKYGGGVTRFESSLLRMSPGFEVNDLGYLRRADILDWSTWAALSFQNAHGIYRWAQVNGNHWEQWNTSGARLENAFNFNGHMGLNNNWDVHLGSTFAHLTPSFCDRCTRGGPLLRQSRAFYPWGGFNSDSRRPLSYGMWVNMNLGDEGRTVGTSLSPYVSLRFSTRLQATVGPNIFWGKDNTQWFGNFSDASNAIHYAFAHLDQHQVSLSTRVDYALTKDLTFEFYGQPFVATGVYTNVRETSATPRAASYDARFQPYIPPAGTDTAFRTIQLRSNSVLRWEYRPGSTLYLVWTHGREDDTNTYSDRPWMTEYGDLFRIHPTNTFLVKMAYWLNR; this is translated from the coding sequence ATGCTCCTCCCGAACCTCGCGATAAACGCGCTGTTGCTGGCAATGCCGCCGCAGCATGCGACATCATCAGCCGTGCTCGCCTCGGCGCCGGACCCGCACACCGCCGCCATAACGGCGATCGCGGTGCGGACGCGGCGCGCACCCGTTCTCGATGGGCATAACGACGACGAAGCGTGGCAAGGCGCGGCCAGGATCTCGACGTTCCGACAATTCGCACCGCACGTCGATGTGGACCCATCGTTCAAAACGGAGTTCCAGGTCGCCTACGACGAACACAATCTGTACGTCTTCGTGCGCATGTACGATCCGCACCCTGACAGCATCATGCACGCGCTCTCGCGGCGCGACGTTCGCGGACCGTCGGACCAGATCAAGATCATTGTCGACTCGTATGGCGATAAACGGTCGGGCTACGAGTTCGCGGTCAACCCCGACGGCGTGAAGCGCGACTACGCGGTCAGCAACGACAACCAGGAAGATGACTCCTGGAATGGTATCTGGGACGTCGCGACGGCCGTCGACTCGTTAGGTTGGACCGCCGAGTTCCGCATTCCGCTCTCGCAGCTCCGCTACGCGCACCTGCAACATCACACGTTCGGCTTTGGTGTGTGGCGTGATCTCGAGCGACGCGCCGAGCGCGATTCGTGGCCGCTTTATTCCCCCGAGAAAACAGGCCTCGCGTCGCAGCTCGGACGGCTCGACGGTATCACGGGCATCACGACGGCGCAGCGGCTCGAGCTGACGCCGTACGTCGTCACGAAGAACGTCGAGCGGACTCTGCCTAACGCCAAGTTCGGCCGCGGCCAGGATCTCTCGGCCGGCGGCGATCTCAAATTCGGTATCACCCCGAACGTCACGCTCGACGCGACGGTCAACCCCGATTTCGGCCAGGTGGAAGCGGATCCCGCTGTGTTGAACCTCTCGGCATTCGAGACGTTCTACGCCGAGAAGCGACCCTTCTTCGTCGAGGGCACAGGTCTGTATCAGTTCCAGCTCAACTGCTACATCGTCGTCGACTGCAGCACGAACGAAGGTCTGTTCTACTCGCGACGCATCGGTCGCGCGCCGACGTTGACCGGCCTCTACGGCGACGCGAGCACGCCGACGGCGACGCCAATCGCCGCGGCGACGAAGCTCACGGGACGCACCGCAAATGGTCTCTCGTTTGGCGTTCTCGACGCGGCAACGGAACACGTCGAAGGACTGGACAATGAGACCGTCGAGCCTGGAACGAACTACGCGGTCGTGCGCGCGCAGCAGGATCTGCGTGGCGGCGAGGCCGGCGTGAGTGTCATTGGAACGGCGGTCAACCGCGCGCTCGATCAGTGGTCGACGCCGTTCATGCACCGCAGCGCGTACACCGGAGGCGCAACCTTCCGCAATCGTTTCCACAACAAGGAATACGAGCTCGCGGGACAGTTCGCCGCCTCACAGGTCATGGGGTCGGCGGAAGCTATCGACAGCACGCAACGCTCCTCCGTGCACTACTACCAGCAGCCGGGTGACAAGTCGATCGAGGATCCGAACCGCACGTCACTCTCGGGGCACAGCGAGCAGATCAAGTTCGGCAAGTACGGCGGCGGGGTCACGCGCTTCGAGTCGAGCCTGCTCCGGATGTCACCGGGCTTCGAGGTGAACGACCTCGGTTATCTGCGGCGTGCGGACATCCTCGACTGGAGCACGTGGGCAGCGCTGAGTTTCCAGAATGCTCATGGCATCTACCGGTGGGCACAGGTCAATGGCAACCACTGGGAGCAGTGGAACACGTCGGGCGCCCGGCTCGAGAATGCGTTCAACTTCAACGGCCACATGGGCCTCAACAACAACTGGGACGTACACCTGGGGAGTACGTTCGCACACTTGACACCCAGTTTTTGCGATCGCTGCACGCGCGGTGGGCCGCTGCTGCGTCAATCACGGGCGTTCTATCCGTGGGGCGGCTTCAACAGCGACAGTCGCCGGCCGTTGTCGTACGGGATGTGGGTGAATATGAACCTCGGTGACGAAGGCCGCACCGTGGGAACGAGCCTCAGCCCGTATGTCAGTCTCCGCTTCTCGACCCGCCTTCAGGCGACGGTCGGTCCGAACATCTTCTGGGGAAAAGACAACACGCAGTGGTTCGGCAATTTTAGCGACGCGTCGAACGCCATCCATTATGCGTTTGCTCATCTCGACCAACACCAAGTGTCGCTGAGCACGCGCGTCGACTATGCGTTGACGAAGGATCTCACGTTCGAGTTCTATGGCCAGCCGTTCGTCGCGACGGGCGTCTACACGAACGTCCGAGAAACGAGCGCCACCCCTCGCGCGGCGTCGTACGACGCGCGCTTCCAACCGTACATCCCACCCGCCGGCACCGACACCGCGTTCAGGACCATTCAACTCCGCAGCAACTCGGTGTTGCGATGGGAGTACCGGCCAGGGTCGACGCTGTACCTGGTCTGGACGCACGGCCGCGAGGATGACACGAACACGTACTCGGACCGGCCGTGGATGACGGAGTACGGCGATCTGTTCCGGATTCATCCGACGAACACGTTCCTCGTGAAGATGGCGTACTGGCTGAATCGGTGA
- a CDS encoding class I SAM-dependent methyltransferase: MFSESAELYDLIYSTFKNYDAECVALAALIRREHPGARTVLDVACGTAEHARILSERHGFEVDGLDLDPAFVRIARAKLPRGHVYEGDMTSFAVPTRYDVVQCLFSSIGYVRTLDNVRRALERFRAHLAPGGIVLVEPWFAPGVMQHGRVSINTAESNDVRVARMAHTEVDGRLSRIRFEYLIGRASGIEHVTEMHELGLFTTEEILDSFQQAGLLATHDPHGVDGRGLFLARMMG, encoded by the coding sequence ATGTTCTCCGAATCGGCCGAGCTGTACGATCTCATCTACTCGACATTCAAGAACTATGACGCCGAGTGCGTGGCGCTGGCCGCGCTGATTCGGCGTGAGCATCCCGGCGCACGCACGGTGCTCGACGTCGCGTGCGGAACCGCAGAGCATGCTCGCATTCTGAGCGAGCGGCATGGTTTCGAGGTCGACGGGCTCGATCTGGACCCTGCATTCGTGCGGATCGCGCGCGCCAAGCTGCCGCGCGGACATGTGTACGAGGGGGATATGACATCTTTCGCCGTGCCCACGCGCTACGATGTCGTTCAGTGTTTGTTCAGCTCGATCGGATATGTGCGCACGCTCGACAACGTACGCCGTGCGCTCGAGCGGTTCCGTGCGCATCTGGCGCCGGGCGGCATCGTGCTCGTCGAGCCCTGGTTCGCGCCGGGAGTGATGCAGCACGGCCGCGTGAGCATCAACACCGCCGAATCGAACGACGTCCGCGTCGCGCGCATGGCGCATACGGAGGTCGACGGCCGCCTCTCGCGTATTCGTTTCGAGTATCTCATCGGCCGCGCGAGCGGGATCGAGCATGTGACGGAAATGCACGAGCTGGGGCTCTTCACCACCGAGGAAATCTTAGACTCCTTTCAACAGGCGGGCCTGTTGGCGACCCACGATCCTCACGGGGTGGATGGACGCGGCCTTTTTCTCGCTCGAATGATGGGTTGA
- a CDS encoding YciI family protein — MQFLLLIYVDDSMVDSLPAGEFDSMMRNCLSHADELRAEGPLLESQQLEPPSTAKSLRSRGGRLTITDGPFAEAKEVLGGFNLIEAENIDEAVRIASAFPWSKIGCIEVRPVRDIAGVRRRVYPRAEESGRKVG, encoded by the coding sequence GTGCAGTTCCTTCTTTTGATCTATGTCGACGACTCGATGGTCGATTCGCTCCCGGCCGGCGAGTTCGATTCGATGATGCGTAACTGCCTGTCGCACGCCGATGAGCTGCGAGCGGAGGGACCACTCCTCGAGTCGCAGCAGTTGGAGCCTCCATCCACAGCCAAGTCGCTCCGAAGCCGCGGCGGTCGCCTAACGATCACCGACGGGCCGTTCGCCGAGGCGAAGGAAGTCCTGGGAGGGTTCAACCTCATCGAAGCCGAGAACATAGATGAGGCCGTGAGGATCGCGTCCGCCTTCCCCTGGTCGAAGATCGGCTGCATCGAGGTGCGCCCTGTGAGGGATATCGCGGGCGTGCGAAGGCGAGTGTACCCACGCGCAGAGGAGTCTGGACGTAAGGTCGGCTAG